One Amycolatopsis sp. NBC_00355 genomic window carries:
- a CDS encoding glycoside hydrolase family 19 protein — MSKFLRMILASAVGAGLLVAPALPAAAATGQEDRIAVLEGDTLFVKEGGLDAEWQPQESGVEKFQLDGDRIAVLKKDGSLLVKEGDLGPDWYTVDPDSVTDFQIRDGRIAFTEGNALFAVDGELNGEIVPQADNVKKFQIEGDRIGIITTDNVLQVKEGDLGPDWAVISATNVTDFQLEDDRIAYTEGTELWAQEGELDAESILQEIDVKKFALSGDRVGTLQSNGLLQVKGGDLEPGWAEIAGGVTDFKLDGDRIGYLEGTDLWAQEGELDAESFRQEEGVSAFDLVGDRVAVIKNGELLVKEGDLEPGWFTADEDSATAVQLLAAPHRSGGGSIVTLADLTAIYGFIAEEDIVEEGLDSLNQAMAEGEITNTARVAAFLATLHNESGFRYNAGEGGHSERYRGRGFIQLTNDFNYGPAGAWIGYDLLADPDAAASLQYSATLARWYWTVNRADSNNAADNLNMGLIDSYIGYQYDTREDAERCSDFQAALRYFNGGELPDGHINCVRP; from the coding sequence ATGTCCAAGTTCCTGCGCATGATACTGGCATCAGCCGTCGGTGCCGGCCTGCTCGTGGCGCCTGCCCTGCCCGCCGCGGCGGCGACCGGTCAGGAGGACCGCATCGCTGTGCTGGAAGGCGACACGCTCTTCGTCAAGGAGGGCGGCCTCGACGCGGAGTGGCAACCCCAGGAGTCCGGCGTCGAGAAGTTCCAGCTCGACGGTGACCGGATCGCCGTGCTGAAGAAGGACGGGTCCCTGCTGGTCAAGGAAGGTGACCTCGGACCCGACTGGTACACCGTCGACCCCGACTCGGTCACCGACTTCCAGATCCGCGACGGGCGCATCGCGTTCACCGAGGGCAACGCCCTGTTTGCCGTCGACGGTGAGCTGAACGGCGAAATCGTGCCCCAGGCCGACAACGTGAAGAAGTTCCAGATCGAGGGCGACCGCATCGGGATCATCACCACCGACAACGTGTTGCAGGTCAAGGAAGGTGACCTCGGCCCGGACTGGGCCGTGATCAGCGCCACGAACGTCACGGACTTCCAGCTGGAGGACGACCGCATCGCCTACACCGAGGGCACCGAGCTCTGGGCCCAGGAAGGCGAGCTCGACGCCGAGTCGATCCTGCAGGAGATCGACGTCAAGAAGTTCGCGCTGAGCGGCGACCGGGTCGGCACGTTGCAGAGCAACGGCCTTCTCCAGGTCAAGGGCGGCGACCTGGAGCCCGGCTGGGCCGAGATCGCCGGCGGGGTCACCGACTTCAAGCTCGACGGCGACCGCATCGGTTACCTCGAAGGCACCGACCTGTGGGCCCAGGAGGGGGAACTGGACGCCGAGTCGTTCCGCCAGGAAGAAGGCGTTTCCGCCTTCGACCTCGTCGGCGACCGGGTCGCGGTGATCAAGAACGGTGAGCTGCTGGTCAAGGAGGGCGACCTCGAACCCGGCTGGTTCACCGCCGACGAGGACAGCGCGACCGCCGTGCAGTTGCTCGCCGCACCGCACCGAAGTGGTGGTGGGTCGATCGTGACGCTCGCCGACCTGACCGCCATCTACGGCTTCATCGCCGAAGAGGACATCGTCGAGGAGGGTCTCGACAGCCTCAACCAAGCCATGGCTGAAGGCGAGATCACCAACACGGCTCGCGTCGCGGCGTTCCTCGCCACCCTGCACAACGAGAGCGGTTTCCGTTACAACGCCGGGGAAGGCGGTCACTCCGAGCGCTACCGCGGGCGCGGCTTCATCCAGCTGACCAACGACTTCAACTACGGCCCCGCCGGCGCCTGGATCGGCTACGACCTGCTCGCCGACCCGGACGCCGCCGCCTCCCTCCAGTACAGCGCCACACTCGCCCGCTGGTACTGGACCGTCAACCGGGCCGACAGCAACAACGCCGCCGACAACCTGAACATGGGCCTCATCGACAGCTACATCGGCTACCAGTACGACACCCGCGAGGACGCCGAGCGCTGCTCCGACTTCCAGGCCGCGCTGCGCTACTTCAACGGTGGCGAGCTGCCCGACGGCCACATCAACTGCGTTCGTCCCTGA
- a CDS encoding C40 family peptidase, with product MKKVFRLALAAAVGLGTTALNLAAASPASAAPACGVFADGAAAEAVAAVESACEQIGVPYSWGGGHGGAPGPSFGLCDPGNNAPNDCNVRGLDCSGFVRYAYALAVGEDIINGITTTQWQSSRVVDRFMSSEGYDPLLPGDLLLYGTAPGNLHHISMYLGDGWIVEAPNSGALVRVSAASSHGDYYGAVRLFEGGTSSGPAPGSQRVAYTEGGELWAKDGDLDALPEWQASDVKKYVMAGDRLAVLKNDGSLLVKEGDLGPDWYTVDPDSVTDFQLDGDRIAFTEGTDLYVVAGELDGPIVHQDAVVKAFQIEGDRVGVLTPDGELKVKEGDLDPGWTTIAGGGVTDFQLHGTRIAYREGTALFAQEGELDAPSVDQEVDATAYQLSGDRLAALTGAGELMVKEGDLDPGWFTVDTDSVTAFHLDTDRIAFAEGGELYAKDGDLDADIVHLSGDVTGFQLDGDRIAVLRGDDLEVKEGDLDADWIAVNPDSVTSFQIGADLNRPITG from the coding sequence ATGAAGAAGGTCTTCCGGCTGGCGCTCGCCGCCGCGGTCGGGCTCGGCACCACCGCCCTGAACCTCGCCGCCGCATCGCCGGCCTCCGCTGCCCCCGCGTGCGGGGTGTTCGCCGACGGGGCCGCCGCCGAGGCCGTGGCCGCCGTCGAGAGCGCTTGCGAACAGATCGGCGTCCCGTACTCCTGGGGCGGCGGCCACGGCGGCGCGCCCGGCCCGTCGTTCGGCCTGTGCGATCCCGGCAACAACGCCCCGAACGACTGCAACGTCCGCGGCCTCGACTGCTCCGGGTTCGTCCGCTACGCCTACGCGCTGGCCGTGGGCGAGGACATCATCAACGGCATCACCACCACCCAGTGGCAGTCGTCCAGAGTCGTCGACCGGTTCATGAGCTCCGAGGGCTACGACCCGCTGCTGCCGGGTGACTTGCTGCTGTACGGAACCGCTCCCGGCAACCTGCACCACATTTCGATGTACCTCGGTGACGGCTGGATCGTCGAGGCACCGAACTCCGGCGCGCTGGTCCGGGTTTCCGCCGCGTCCTCGCACGGGGACTACTACGGCGCGGTCCGCCTCTTCGAGGGCGGCACGTCGAGCGGTCCGGCGCCCGGCTCGCAGCGCGTCGCCTACACCGAGGGCGGCGAACTGTGGGCGAAGGACGGCGACCTCGACGCGTTGCCGGAATGGCAGGCGTCCGACGTGAAGAAGTACGTCATGGCGGGGGACCGCCTGGCGGTGCTGAAGAACGACGGTTCCCTGCTGGTCAAGGAAGGTGACCTCGGCCCCGACTGGTACACCGTCGACCCCGACTCGGTCACCGACTTCCAGCTCGACGGCGACCGGATCGCGTTCACCGAGGGCACCGACCTGTACGTGGTCGCGGGTGAGCTCGACGGCCCGATCGTGCACCAGGACGCGGTGGTGAAGGCATTCCAGATCGAGGGTGACCGCGTCGGCGTCCTGACCCCCGACGGCGAGCTGAAGGTCAAGGAAGGCGACCTCGATCCCGGCTGGACGACGATCGCGGGCGGCGGCGTCACGGACTTCCAGCTGCACGGCACCCGCATCGCCTACCGCGAGGGCACCGCGCTGTTCGCCCAGGAAGGCGAGCTCGACGCACCGTCGGTGGACCAAGAGGTCGACGCGACCGCCTACCAGCTCTCCGGCGACCGCCTCGCGGCGCTGACCGGGGCGGGCGAACTGATGGTGAAGGAAGGCGACCTCGATCCCGGCTGGTTCACGGTGGACACCGACTCGGTCACCGCGTTCCACCTCGACACCGACCGCATCGCCTTCGCCGAGGGCGGCGAGCTCTACGCCAAGGACGGCGACCTCGACGCGGACATCGTCCACCTGAGCGGCGACGTGACCGGCTTCCAGCTCGACGGCGACCGGATCGCCGTACTGCGGGGCGACGACCTCGAGGTGAAGGAAGGTGACCTCGATGCCGATTGGATCGCGGTGAACCCGGACTCGGTGACGAGCTTCCAGATCGGCGCCGACCTGAACCGTCCCATCACGGGCTGA